Proteins co-encoded in one Bacillus sp. 2205SS5-2 genomic window:
- a CDS encoding iron-sulfur cluster biosynthesis family protein: MEITITKLAQEKLTEKIANQDGFLKLKYETEGCGCVVSGVPTLWLVEEIDQDEDVVIEMNTMPILVEKSKMIFLDETLKIDFSKTANTFVLKSPGQILNGRMSFINKLFA, translated from the coding sequence GTGGAGATTACGATTACCAAGCTAGCACAAGAAAAATTAACGGAGAAAATCGCCAACCAAGATGGTTTCCTTAAATTGAAATATGAAACAGAAGGATGTGGGTGTGTGGTTAGTGGCGTGCCAACACTTTGGCTTGTCGAGGAAATTGATCAAGATGAAGACGTTGTGATTGAAATGAATACTATGCCCATCCTTGTAGAAAAATCAAAAATGATTTTCTTAGATGAAACACTTAAAATCGATTTCTCGAAAACTGCGAATACATTTGTCTTAAAATCGCCCGGGCAAATATTAAATGGTCGTATGAGTTTTATCAATAAACTTTTTGCGTAA
- a CDS encoding CDGSH iron-sulfur domain-containing protein, translating to MTKVQIKVNDNGSFRVTGDIELLDGQGNPIETKQAFSLCRCGLSQKMPFCDGAHKGQFQSIVRAESEAE from the coding sequence ATGACAAAAGTACAAATTAAAGTAAACGATAACGGATCATTCCGAGTAACTGGAGATATCGAACTTTTAGACGGACAAGGAAATCCGATTGAAACAAAGCAAGCTTTCTCGCTTTGTCGCTGTGGTCTGTCCCAAAAAATGCCTTTTTGCGATGGTGCTCATAAAGGACAGTTTCAATCGATAGTTCGTGCAGAATCAGAGGCTGAGTAA
- the moaA gene encoding GTP 3',8-cyclase MoaA encodes MNVVDTLSRPLRDLRISVTDRCNFRCSYCMPKEIFGIDYPFMKQQEILSYEEIIRLARQFAALGVEKIRLTGGEPLLRKNLPYLVQQLAQIPGINDIALTTNGVFLPKYAQELKDAGISRVNVSLDSLDDEVFKQINNMGTGVSAVLKGIFKAREVGLEVKINMVVKKGLNDDQILPMVRFFKEEGIILRFIEFMDVGSSNGWNLRDVITKKEIYHIIHEHFPLEPVDRDYFGEVAKRYRYKGSNTEVGFISSVSETFCGSCTRARLSTDGKLFTCLFASEGTDLKALIRSGVTDDELTKAIVNIWEKRDDRYSEIRTEASQQKQKIEMSYIGG; translated from the coding sequence ATGAACGTTGTAGACACCTTATCTCGACCATTACGTGATTTAAGAATTTCGGTCACCGATCGCTGTAATTTTCGTTGCAGTTATTGTATGCCAAAAGAAATTTTCGGGATAGATTATCCCTTTATGAAACAGCAAGAAATTCTTTCCTATGAAGAAATTATCCGATTGGCGCGCCAATTTGCTGCGCTGGGAGTAGAAAAGATAAGACTAACGGGTGGAGAGCCCTTACTGCGAAAGAACTTACCGTATTTAGTTCAACAATTGGCTCAAATACCAGGAATAAACGATATTGCCCTAACCACAAATGGTGTGTTCCTTCCAAAGTACGCGCAAGAGCTGAAAGATGCTGGCATTAGTCGAGTTAATGTGAGCCTAGACTCATTAGACGATGAAGTATTTAAACAAATAAATAATATGGGAACAGGCGTATCGGCTGTCCTCAAAGGGATTTTTAAAGCACGAGAAGTAGGACTTGAAGTAAAAATAAATATGGTCGTGAAAAAAGGATTAAATGATGACCAGATCCTTCCGATGGTTCGGTTTTTTAAAGAAGAAGGAATCATTCTACGATTCATTGAATTCATGGATGTTGGGTCTTCAAACGGCTGGAATCTAAGGGATGTCATAACCAAGAAAGAAATCTATCATATAATTCACGAGCACTTCCCCCTTGAACCGGTCGATCGAGATTACTTTGGCGAAGTGGCCAAACGCTATCGGTATAAAGGTTCTAACACAGAAGTGGGTTTTATTTCCTCAGTGTCAGAAACATTCTGTGGATCTTGTACACGAGCAAGACTGTCAACAGATGGGAAGCTTTTCACCTGTTTATTTGCGTCAGAAGGAACAGACTTAAAAGCGCTCATCCGAAGCGGGGTAACAGACGATGAATTAACTAAAGCAATTGTGAACATTTGGGAAAAAAGAGACGATCGCTACTCAGAAATTCGGACAGAAGCAAGTCAGCAAAAACAGAAAATTGAAATGTCTTATATTGGTGGTTAA
- a CDS encoding molybdenum cofactor guanylyltransferase: MEVKMIGVILAGGESKRFGANKGFACYQGKPFYEHSIKAVAECVHQTILVTNPTLYSIYKEKINIQVMKDVFEYQGCGPLAGLYTAMQTVEADWYMILPVDVPLMDQKIIHRLMQFADNKFEAVIPEINGKKQPLIALYHQSIQSKVYDQLVNNDLKMMNLLSILSAKYVSEDQIGERSHFHNINTVKDYETYVKS; the protein is encoded by the coding sequence ATGGAAGTGAAAATGATTGGTGTCATCTTAGCTGGTGGAGAATCCAAACGATTCGGTGCAAATAAGGGTTTTGCGTGCTACCAAGGAAAACCTTTTTATGAACACTCCATAAAGGCGGTAGCAGAATGCGTGCATCAAACAATTTTAGTGACAAACCCGACTCTTTACTCTATTTACAAGGAAAAAATAAATATACAAGTTATGAAGGATGTTTTTGAATATCAAGGGTGTGGACCATTAGCCGGACTATATACAGCGATGCAAACGGTTGAAGCAGATTGGTATATGATCCTACCGGTCGATGTTCCGCTGATGGATCAAAAGATCATTCACCGCTTGATGCAGTTTGCTGATAATAAGTTTGAAGCGGTGATTCCAGAGATTAATGGGAAGAAACAGCCTTTAATTGCGCTATATCATCAATCAATACAAAGCAAAGTATATGACCAACTTGTAAACAATGACTTGAAAATGATGAATTTATTATCAATATTATCGGCTAAATATGTTTCAGAAGATCAAATAGGTGAGCGGAGCCATTTCCATAATATTAATACTGTAAAAGATTATGAAACTTATGTAAAATCGTAG
- a CDS encoding Crp/Fnr family transcriptional regulator: protein MMFMGLPPRILRDAEMISDELNQLLTSISSSRKVKAEHFLFQEGEDACEMYLIKSGNVQISKLTSDGKELNLRICTTNDIIGELTLFTNNPKYMLSALALQDSEVLVIKNDILEEHLLQNAALTLEFMKWLNNHMRKFQTKIRDLVMNGKKGALYSTLIRFSNSYGLETEDGILIDIHLTNQEFAKFCSATRESVNRMLNDLKKQEVLATTSDGRIIIKDLEFLKMEIGCDDCPIEICNIH, encoded by the coding sequence GTGATGTTCATGGGATTACCCCCTAGAATTTTAAGAGATGCCGAAATGATATCAGATGAGTTAAATCAATTATTAACCTCCATTAGCTCTTCTAGAAAAGTGAAGGCTGAGCACTTCCTCTTTCAAGAGGGAGAGGATGCATGTGAGATGTATTTAATTAAATCGGGTAATGTTCAAATAAGTAAATTAACCTCAGATGGAAAAGAGTTAAATTTGCGGATTTGTACTACAAATGATATTATCGGCGAACTTACGCTATTTACTAATAACCCTAAATATATGTTAAGCGCATTGGCACTACAAGATAGTGAAGTACTCGTGATCAAAAACGATATACTTGAAGAACACTTACTTCAAAATGCGGCGTTAACTCTTGAATTTATGAAGTGGTTGAACAATCACATGCGTAAATTCCAAACCAAAATCAGAGATTTAGTCATGAACGGAAAAAAGGGAGCTCTTTACTCCACTCTAATTCGTTTCTCTAATAGTTACGGTTTAGAAACAGAGGATGGGATCTTAATAGATATTCATTTAACCAACCAAGAGTTTGCTAAGTTCTGTTCTGCTACTCGTGAAAGTGTGAACAGAATGCTCAATGATTTAAAGAAACAAGAAGTCCTTGCTACCACTTCAGACGGAAGGATTATTATTAAAGATTTAGAGTTTTTAAAGATGGAAATTGGTTGTGATGATTGCCCGATTGAAATCTGTAATATCCATTAA
- a CDS encoding MFS transporter, with translation MARITDWNPEDPRFWEDEGKKHAKRNLWISVFALMLSFIVWQIWSVTAVRLNDVGFDLTESQLFTLAALPGLVGATLRIFFTFMPGIVGGRNWTVISTAVLLVPTIGIGFAVQDPNTSFITLVILAALCGLGGGNFSSSMANISPFYPKKEKGTANGINAGLGNLGVSVVQFVTPMIIFVPWLGMIVGGAQTLPDGSEIFIQNAAFVWVIPIIIMTILAFFGMDNLPGTKQSFKAQSAIFKEKHMWIMAWLYTMCFGSFIGYAAAFPLLIKSEFPEAGAAGLAFLGPLIGAAFRPVGGWISDKLGSGALVTFWDTILMMIATASVLYFLNIDNFTGFLISFLILFFATGIANGSTFRMVPFIFTNEKAKLAAPVLGFIAAIAAYGAFLIPKVFGWSIKSTGGADFALYLFLVYYFISLVVCWYFYSRSKAKIDC, from the coding sequence ATGGCGAGAATAACCGATTGGAATCCTGAAGACCCCCGCTTTTGGGAGGATGAAGGAAAAAAACATGCAAAAAGAAATCTTTGGATCTCAGTTTTTGCTCTTATGTTAAGCTTTATTGTTTGGCAAATTTGGTCTGTAACTGCCGTTAGATTAAATGATGTCGGTTTTGATTTAACTGAAAGTCAGCTCTTTACTTTGGCTGCTCTTCCAGGATTAGTTGGAGCAACACTGAGAATCTTTTTCACCTTTATGCCTGGTATTGTTGGTGGACGTAATTGGACGGTCATTAGTACCGCTGTCCTTTTAGTTCCTACGATAGGGATTGGTTTTGCCGTACAAGATCCCAATACCTCTTTTATTACGTTAGTTATTTTGGCTGCTCTTTGTGGTCTTGGTGGTGGAAACTTCTCTTCTTCTATGGCAAATATCAGCCCATTTTATCCTAAAAAAGAAAAAGGAACGGCCAACGGAATTAATGCTGGTTTAGGAAATCTAGGAGTCAGTGTTGTTCAATTCGTTACACCGATGATTATTTTCGTTCCATGGTTGGGTATGATCGTAGGTGGTGCACAAACTTTACCTGATGGAAGCGAAATTTTCATACAAAATGCAGCATTTGTCTGGGTGATCCCTATCATAATCATGACCATTCTCGCCTTTTTTGGAATGGATAATCTACCAGGAACAAAACAATCTTTCAAAGCACAATCCGCTATTTTCAAAGAAAAACATATGTGGATTATGGCTTGGTTATACACCATGTGCTTTGGTTCTTTTATTGGCTACGCAGCCGCCTTTCCATTATTGATTAAATCTGAATTTCCTGAAGCAGGAGCCGCTGGATTAGCCTTTTTAGGGCCTCTGATTGGAGCCGCATTTAGACCTGTCGGTGGATGGATCTCCGATAAATTAGGAAGTGGAGCTCTTGTGACATTTTGGGATACGATTCTAATGATGATTGCAACTGCGAGTGTGTTGTACTTCTTAAATATCGATAATTTCACAGGATTCTTAATTTCATTTTTAATACTATTTTTTGCAACCGGAATTGCAAACGGATCTACCTTCCGAATGGTTCCATTTATTTTCACAAATGAAAAAGCCAAGCTAGCTGCGCCAGTATTAGGGTTTATCGCAGCAATTGCCGCTTACGGTGCCTTCTTGATTCCGAAAGTTTTTGGTTGGTCAATTAAATCTACTGGCGGTGCCGATTTTGCTCTTTACTTATTCCTAGTCTACTATTTTATTAGCTTAGTCGTTTGTTGGTATTTTTATTCTCGAAGCAAAGCAAAGATTGATTGTTAG
- the mobB gene encoding molybdopterin-guanine dinucleotide biosynthesis protein B → MNIIQVVGYKNSRKTTISSMLIKEATELGLTVGSCKHHGHGVPDVVQGTDSFTHQRAGAVISGVEGEGVLNLSITKKFWDLQGILAFYKLIQLDWVIVEGFKNELYPKIVLIRNEQDLKLIEELNEVVCVLLPGDCNIRPQEGIHYFDRSDHPRFLQWFRQYITESKMNIKEDE, encoded by the coding sequence TTGAATATAATTCAAGTTGTAGGTTATAAAAATAGTAGAAAAACGACGATTTCATCGATGTTGATAAAAGAAGCAACTGAGCTAGGATTAACGGTAGGGTCATGTAAACATCATGGACACGGTGTACCGGATGTTGTACAAGGAACCGATAGCTTTACACATCAACGAGCCGGAGCGGTGATTTCTGGAGTGGAAGGAGAGGGTGTGCTTAATCTGTCCATAACGAAAAAGTTTTGGGATTTGCAAGGAATTCTAGCTTTTTATAAATTAATACAGTTAGATTGGGTCATTGTGGAGGGCTTTAAAAACGAACTCTACCCTAAAATTGTGTTGATTAGAAATGAACAGGATCTAAAGTTAATCGAGGAATTAAATGAAGTGGTATGCGTTCTTTTGCCCGGTGATTGTAACATCAGACCACAAGAAGGAATTCATTACTTTGATCGAAGTGATCACCCACGTTTTCTGCAATGGTTTAGGCAATATATCACTGAGTCGAAAATGAACATCAAAGAGGATGAATAG
- the moaC gene encoding cyclic pyranopterin monophosphate synthase MoaC, translating to MSDFTHFNQQGRAKMVDISEKGTTSRYAKARSSIFVTEEIYSKIVNNDFKKGDVLSVAQVAGIMAAKQTSSTIPMCHPLPLSGVNILFIWKDLKNYSYELIIETEVKTKGSTGVEMEALTAASITALTVYDMCKAVDKGMVIGETYLLQKSGGKSGDYHRT from the coding sequence TTGAGTGATTTTACACATTTTAACCAGCAAGGTCGAGCGAAAATGGTCGATATTTCCGAAAAAGGGACAACGAGTCGATACGCAAAAGCTCGTTCTAGCATTTTCGTCACTGAAGAAATCTACTCCAAAATTGTGAACAACGATTTTAAAAAAGGAGATGTACTCTCAGTTGCACAAGTGGCAGGCATTATGGCGGCTAAGCAAACGTCTTCGACGATCCCGATGTGTCACCCCCTCCCTTTAAGCGGAGTAAATATCCTCTTTATATGGAAGGATTTAAAAAATTATTCCTACGAACTGATCATTGAGACAGAAGTTAAAACAAAAGGGAGTACAGGGGTAGAAATGGAGGCTTTAACTGCCGCCTCGATCACGGCTTTAACGGTCTATGATATGTGTAAAGCTGTTGACAAAGGAATGGTTATCGGTGAAACCTACCTCTTGCAAAAATCTGGAGGAAAAAGCGGAGATTATCACCGAACATAA
- the modB gene encoding molybdate ABC transporter permease subunit, whose translation MTQSFWFPIQFSIIVATTATIITFSVAVLIAYRLKSSEIRGKSVLEAFFLLPLVLPPSVLGFLLLIMFGMNSPIGIWIQSLFNQTLLFTKGAAIIAATIVAFPLMYQAAKTGLSGVNSDIEAAARVDGAGEWKVFYYVSLPLAIKSLLMGVILSFTRALGEFGATLMFAGNIPGKTQTISTAIYVAIESGENILAWQYVSVSIGLSFFLLLLIKLIEKDK comes from the coding sequence ATGACGCAATCGTTTTGGTTCCCCATACAATTTTCAATAATTGTTGCAACTACGGCAACAATTATCACTTTTAGTGTCGCAGTCTTGATTGCCTATAGATTAAAATCAAGCGAAATAAGAGGAAAAAGCGTTCTGGAAGCTTTTTTTTTACTGCCACTCGTATTACCACCATCCGTATTAGGTTTTTTACTACTCATTATGTTTGGGATGAATAGCCCTATAGGGATATGGATACAATCCCTATTCAATCAAACACTACTGTTTACAAAGGGAGCGGCGATTATCGCAGCGACGATTGTCGCTTTTCCGCTAATGTATCAAGCGGCTAAAACTGGTTTGAGTGGGGTGAATTCTGACATTGAAGCAGCGGCAAGAGTGGACGGCGCAGGAGAATGGAAAGTATTCTATTATGTGTCATTGCCTCTTGCTATCAAGTCACTTCTAATGGGCGTAATCTTAAGCTTTACAAGAGCGTTAGGAGAGTTTGGAGCCACGTTAATGTTTGCTGGAAATATTCCAGGAAAAACACAAACCATCTCGACCGCTATTTATGTAGCAATTGAATCGGGAGAAAATATTCTCGCGTGGCAGTATGTTTCGGTGAGCATCGGATTGTCATTCTTTTTACTCTTGCTGATCAAACTGATTGAGAAGGATAAGTAA
- the modA gene encoding molybdate ABC transporter substrate-binding protein translates to MSRLKSLMIVLLFTSWVLASCSLGTNTRNEITISAAASLKDSLLDVKTAFEEEYPEVKITYNFGSTGALRKQIEQGAPIDGFLSASSSDYNKLKEMETIYAGELLFTNELVLVTKKNSSSISSLEDVVISDDKLAIGTPTIVPAGFYAKEALEYFDLWENLQARLVYGKDVTHVLTLIEHGAATAAIVYKSEVVNKNDFTVIHEFDPQSHSRIDYYAAVVTSSEQQEIATDFQKYLLTENSLNIFEKQGFNIEVSR, encoded by the coding sequence ATGAGTAGACTGAAGAGCTTAATGATTGTGCTGTTGTTTACTAGTTGGGTCTTAGCTAGTTGTAGTTTAGGTACGAATACACGCAATGAAATTACGATTTCGGCTGCTGCGAGTTTAAAAGATAGTTTACTAGATGTGAAAACAGCGTTTGAAGAAGAATATCCCGAGGTGAAAATCACGTATAATTTTGGCTCAACGGGTGCCTTACGTAAGCAAATTGAACAGGGTGCACCCATCGACGGTTTTCTATCTGCATCAAGTAGTGACTATAATAAACTGAAAGAAATGGAGACAATCTATGCGGGAGAGTTACTCTTTACGAATGAACTCGTATTAGTAACAAAAAAGAATTCGAGTTCTATTTCCTCGCTTGAAGATGTAGTTATCTCGGATGATAAACTAGCGATTGGAACGCCCACAATTGTTCCTGCGGGCTTCTACGCAAAAGAAGCACTGGAATATTTTGATCTATGGGAGAATCTACAAGCAAGACTAGTGTACGGAAAAGATGTGACCCATGTCTTAACATTGATCGAACACGGAGCAGCAACTGCCGCTATTGTTTATAAGAGTGAGGTAGTTAACAAGAATGACTTTACCGTTATTCACGAATTCGATCCGCAGTCACATAGTCGAATTGACTATTATGCAGCTGTGGTGACATCAAGTGAACAGCAAGAAATAGCAACGGATTTTCAAAAATATTTGTTAACAGAGAACTCATTGAATATTTTTGAAAAGCAGGGCTTTAATATTGAAGTAAGTCGGTAG
- a CDS encoding MogA/MoaB family molybdenum cofactor biosynthesis protein: MMVHNHIKNSQGKTRCQVVTVSDTRTEENDKSGRLMIDMLEKNGHVVQVYEIVKDEYALISSAIQEGIQSDEIEVVLLNGGTGIAKRDVTIEVVKPFLEKEMVGFGELFRFLSYTEDIGPAAILSRAIAGVAHNKVIFSVPGSTGAVRLAMDKLIVPELGHLIWELNKDKK; encoded by the coding sequence ATCATGGTTCATAATCATATTAAGAATTCACAGGGAAAAACAAGGTGTCAAGTAGTAACTGTCAGTGATACGAGAACAGAAGAAAATGATAAAAGTGGCAGACTCATGATAGACATGCTTGAAAAAAATGGTCATGTAGTCCAAGTATATGAAATTGTGAAAGATGAGTATGCACTTATTTCTTCAGCTATTCAAGAAGGCATACAAAGCGATGAGATTGAAGTGGTCTTATTAAACGGGGGAACCGGGATTGCGAAACGAGATGTAACAATTGAAGTGGTGAAACCATTTCTTGAAAAAGAAATGGTCGGCTTCGGAGAGTTATTTCGATTTTTGAGTTATACAGAAGACATTGGTCCAGCTGCGATTCTTTCACGAGCAATCGCAGGGGTTGCTCATAATAAAGTTATTTTTTCGGTACCAGGTTCTACAGGTGCAGTTCGTTTAGCAATGGATAAGCTAATTGTACCAGAACTGGGTCATCTCATCTGGGAATTAAATAAGGATAAGAAATGA
- a CDS encoding hemerythrin domain-containing protein, with protein MSCHNFINSREDVPLCIALQTLKNEHGPLNDQKFALFQEASTILEITSEKEKLTRLQMLRSQAFLFFESLESHAEKEEECLFTMMAAYINRHEGPLAVMEYEHHEAKRCMTMFLTNTESLDTIVTLDAINTQCHLVIEAYHILTSHFLKEEQVLFPMAENLLSDEEKNRLLDFVHPS; from the coding sequence ATGTCTTGTCACAATTTTATTAATTCACGAGAAGATGTTCCGTTATGTATAGCTTTACAAACGTTAAAAAATGAACATGGGCCCTTAAATGATCAAAAATTTGCTCTCTTTCAAGAAGCCAGTACCATTTTAGAGATCACTTCTGAAAAAGAGAAATTAACTAGACTACAAATGCTTCGTTCTCAGGCTTTTCTATTTTTTGAAAGTCTTGAATCTCATGCTGAAAAGGAAGAAGAATGTCTTTTTACGATGATGGCTGCCTATATTAATCGCCATGAAGGACCTCTCGCTGTAATGGAATATGAACATCATGAAGCAAAAAGATGTATGACAATGTTTTTAACTAATACGGAATCGCTCGATACAATTGTAACACTTGATGCAATTAATACTCAATGCCACCTTGTCATCGAAGCTTACCACATTTTAACTTCTCACTTTTTAAAAGAAGAACAGGTTCTTTTCCCAATGGCTGAAAACCTATTATCGGATGAAGAAAAGAATAGATTACTCGATTTTGTTCATCCATCATAA
- the moaD gene encoding molybdopterin converting factor subunit 1 gives MIKVLLFAHLQEEVGENEIMIQEEGMSVVQLKNWLQDHYQVSGARNVMVAINEEYANDDDKIVSGDIVAIIPPVSGG, from the coding sequence ATGATAAAGGTTCTATTATTTGCTCATCTTCAAGAAGAAGTAGGAGAAAATGAGATCATGATACAGGAAGAAGGCATGAGTGTTGTTCAACTGAAAAATTGGCTACAAGACCATTATCAAGTATCAGGTGCTCGCAATGTCATGGTTGCAATAAATGAAGAATACGCAAACGATGATGATAAGATCGTATCTGGAGATATCGTGGCCATAATTCCTCCCGTTAGTGGCGGATAA
- a CDS encoding molybdenum cofactor biosynthesis protein MoaE: MEQFEVISTPIEVKEVIKKVERREAGAITTFIGTVREWTQDKRTVYLEYQAYVPMAVKKLAQIGEEAKVQWPDVKMAITHRIGRLDISDIAVVIAVSSPHRKVAYEANEYAIERIKEMVPIWKKEHWEDGETWIGDQREKTRYPNGEPDEKDGV, translated from the coding sequence TTGGAACAATTTGAAGTGATAAGTACACCGATAGAGGTAAAAGAAGTGATAAAGAAAGTAGAGAGAAGAGAAGCAGGAGCGATCACCACGTTCATTGGAACAGTAAGAGAATGGACACAAGATAAACGGACGGTTTATTTAGAATACCAAGCCTATGTTCCGATGGCTGTAAAAAAATTAGCTCAAATTGGCGAAGAAGCAAAAGTGCAGTGGCCCGATGTAAAGATGGCGATTACGCACCGAATCGGTCGACTGGACATATCTGATATCGCCGTTGTTATCGCCGTTTCTTCTCCTCATCGAAAAGTAGCATATGAAGCAAATGAATATGCCATTGAACGAATTAAAGAAATGGTTCCGATTTGGAAAAAGGAACATTGGGAAGATGGCGAAACCTGGATTGGAGACCAACGAGAGAAAACACGGTATCCTAACGGGGAACCAGATGAAAAGGATGGTGTATAA
- a CDS encoding molybdopterin molybdotransferase MoeA — protein MKRRNPIKVHEAIEQVMMFAIKGEREEVSIHNALGRFLATDLRADHDVPSFNRSPYDGFAVFAEDTKSASSTSPITLKVVGEIGAGSVFEGNVERGQAVRIMTGAQIPSGCDAVVMLELARSYQVDNQNWVDINRSYKKGDNISFKGEETKKGSILVPKGTPINPGIIALLATFGYSKIPVGKRPKIGVIATGSELLTIDEPLQPGKIRNSNTYMALAQIERAGGEGIYFGQFEDNVETCYKKVKDALKEVDLLITTGGVSVGDYDYLPDIYKKIKAKVLFNKIGMRPGSVTTVAEKDGKLLFGLSGNPSACYVGFELLARPIIRTYIGNPNPYLKKVKGYLGVDFTKPNPFTRFIRGSIAYEEGKLVAYPSGLDKSSVVSSLAYASVFIELPGGTRGYERGREVAIHLLEDQDGQSKFDLPSK, from the coding sequence ATCAAAAGAAGGAATCCCATCAAAGTACATGAAGCAATTGAACAAGTTATGATGTTTGCAATAAAGGGAGAAAGAGAAGAAGTTTCCATTCATAACGCTCTTGGCAGGTTCTTAGCAACTGACTTACGTGCAGATCATGATGTTCCTTCCTTTAATCGATCACCATATGACGGATTTGCGGTTTTCGCAGAGGACACGAAATCGGCTTCAAGCACCAGTCCGATCACATTAAAGGTGGTTGGTGAAATTGGAGCAGGTAGCGTATTTGAAGGGAACGTGGAAAGAGGACAAGCAGTTAGAATTATGACAGGTGCCCAAATTCCTTCAGGATGCGATGCGGTTGTAATGTTAGAGTTAGCCCGTTCTTATCAGGTAGACAATCAAAATTGGGTGGATATTAACCGTTCCTATAAAAAGGGGGATAATATCTCCTTTAAAGGCGAAGAAACTAAAAAGGGCAGTATTCTCGTTCCAAAGGGAACACCTATTAACCCTGGCATCATTGCCTTGCTTGCTACTTTTGGCTACAGTAAGATTCCTGTTGGTAAAAGACCGAAAATAGGAGTCATTGCGACTGGAAGTGAGTTATTAACGATTGATGAGCCATTACAGCCTGGGAAAATTAGAAACAGCAATACGTATATGGCCTTAGCTCAAATAGAACGTGCAGGTGGAGAAGGAATTTACTTTGGGCAATTCGAAGATAATGTAGAGACTTGTTATAAGAAAGTAAAGGATGCATTGAAAGAAGTTGACTTACTGATTACAACAGGTGGAGTGTCGGTGGGGGACTATGACTATCTACCTGACATTTATAAAAAAATAAAGGCTAAAGTGCTTTTTAACAAGATTGGGATGAGGCCTGGCAGTGTGACAACCGTTGCTGAAAAGGACGGGAAATTACTATTTGGGTTGTCTGGTAATCCTTCTGCTTGTTATGTAGGGTTTGAATTACTTGCTCGTCCCATCATTCGTACCTACATTGGGAATCCAAATCCTTATTTGAAGAAAGTCAAGGGGTATCTAGGAGTCGATTTTACAAAGCCCAATCCCTTCACACGATTTATTCGTGGATCCATCGCTTATGAAGAGGGGAAGTTAGTTGCCTATCCTTCTGGACTAGACAAATCTAGTGTCGTGTCGTCTTTAGCTTATGCCAGCGTTTTCATTGAGCTTCCGGGTGGAACAAGAGGATATGAAAGGGGTAGGGAAGTAGCGATTCACCTATTAGAGGATCAAGACGGGCAAAGCAAGTTTGATTTGCCCTCAAAATGA